A genomic segment from Ruficoccus amylovorans encodes:
- a CDS encoding methyl-accepting chemotaxis protein: protein MAQADNPFPLGTSGSRSARPTPPGGARTSPQVDETRPERSRIGRRMVAYFLLISLIPLAVVATVTFLLSQKTLLKTETQYLEAIAARQLDSIRTYLYEMQNIASLVAMSPGVWLTLEHDARLSSQAAPDTATATEAAQPAPVNASTASATAESASPAAPTGSSASESPAPDDSAQVPQAPPLLTAPPPHHPGVQAFKQEHQAEMQKLVSKLGFNRLYLVNPQGRIVFSIPQLPEDRLDLLAENNLNSELSDLFKRTERMMSNQAGDFRLDPATGQPALYLSSPVLHEGRFLGIVILAPKNEDIYAAVNNYGGISESGDIILASREGDKILFLNDPRYSSNAAFKFTVPYAPEPGQPLMPVQRAVRGESGGALTTDYRGNEVLAGWNYLPNLRMGLVIKIDKDEVFKPVIRLARISLWMGIATAIIVFIVAFLLSRTITRPILNLTLAANRMAKGDLTTSIDCRAHNEIGQLANSTRTMAASLKSLIGKVKIAGGEISKTAQHISSSTRQQVTTAEQTGVSSVEVNATAREISTTAQELTSTMRKVNEITQQVAVDAEADLDILQQLQHSMGELQSSNSEVSDQLNLIQAKATAISSIVLTMTKVADQTNLLSLNASIEARKAGEAGRGFSVVATEIRRLADQAAVSTLEIESSVKDMLGAVSTGVSSMSAFSRKVESSVEEIIGIGQRLTEVIQQVQGLPPRFDQILEGMQSQSAGASQINEAMAALSESAQQTAASVRETHRMLDNLRRSADILQSEISRFKT from the coding sequence ATGGCCCAAGCGGACAATCCATTCCCACTCGGCACTTCCGGTTCCCGTTCGGCCCGGCCCACGCCCCCGGGCGGCGCGCGCACCTCCCCCCAGGTGGACGAGACACGCCCCGAACGCAGCCGCATCGGCCGCCGCATGGTCGCGTACTTCCTGCTCATTTCGCTCATTCCGCTGGCCGTGGTGGCCACCGTCACCTTTCTGCTTTCCCAGAAAACCCTGCTCAAGACCGAGACCCAGTACCTCGAAGCCATCGCCGCCCGCCAGCTCGACAGCATCCGCACCTACCTGTATGAGATGCAGAACATCGCCTCGCTCGTGGCCATGAGCCCAGGCGTCTGGCTGACCCTGGAGCACGATGCCCGCCTCTCTTCCCAAGCCGCTCCAGACACGGCCACTGCAACGGAAGCCGCCCAACCCGCACCCGTTAACGCTTCGACCGCCAGCGCCACCGCCGAAAGCGCCTCTCCCGCCGCCCCGACGGGAAGCTCCGCGAGCGAGTCCCCCGCCCCGGACGACTCGGCCCAAGTGCCTCAGGCACCGCCGCTTCTAACTGCCCCGCCCCCGCATCACCCCGGCGTCCAGGCGTTCAAGCAGGAACATCAGGCCGAGATGCAAAAACTCGTCAGCAAGCTCGGCTTTAACCGCCTCTACCTCGTCAACCCGCAGGGGCGTATCGTTTTCTCCATCCCGCAACTGCCCGAAGACCGGCTCGACCTGCTGGCCGAGAACAACCTCAACAGCGAGTTGAGCGACCTTTTCAAGCGCACCGAGCGCATGATGAGCAACCAGGCCGGGGATTTCCGGCTCGACCCGGCCACCGGCCAGCCCGCCCTCTACCTGAGCTCTCCCGTCCTGCACGAAGGGCGTTTCCTGGGCATCGTCATCCTCGCTCCCAAAAACGAGGACATCTACGCCGCCGTCAACAACTACGGCGGCATCAGCGAAAGCGGCGACATCATCCTCGCTTCCCGCGAAGGCGATAAAATTCTCTTCCTCAACGATCCGCGTTACAGCTCGAACGCGGCCTTCAAGTTCACCGTCCCCTATGCGCCCGAGCCGGGGCAGCCGCTCATGCCCGTCCAGCGGGCCGTGCGTGGCGAGAGCGGCGGCGCCCTCACGACTGACTATCGCGGCAATGAAGTCCTCGCCGGCTGGAACTACCTGCCCAACCTGCGCATGGGCCTTGTTATCAAAATCGACAAGGACGAGGTCTTCAAGCCCGTCATCCGGCTGGCCCGTATTTCCCTGTGGATGGGGATCGCTACCGCTATCATCGTGTTTATCGTGGCCTTCCTGCTCTCCCGCACTATCACCCGGCCGATTCTCAATCTCACGCTCGCCGCCAACCGCATGGCCAAGGGCGACCTGACCACCAGCATCGACTGTCGCGCCCACAACGAGATCGGCCAGCTCGCTAACTCCACCCGCACCATGGCCGCGAGTCTCAAGTCCCTCATCGGCAAGGTCAAAATCGCCGGGGGCGAGATTTCCAAAACCGCGCAGCACATCTCCTCCTCGACCCGGCAGCAGGTCACCACCGCCGAGCAGACCGGCGTCTCCTCCGTCGAGGTCAACGCCACCGCCCGCGAGATTTCCACCACCGCGCAGGAGCTGACCAGCACCATGCGCAAGGTCAACGAGATCACCCAGCAAGTCGCAGTCGATGCCGAGGCCGACCTCGATATTCTCCAGCAACTCCAGCACTCGATGGGCGAGTTGCAGTCCTCGAACTCCGAGGTCTCCGACCAGCTCAACCTCATTCAGGCCAAAGCCACCGCCATCAGCAGCATCGTCCTGACCATGACCAAGGTGGCCGACCAGACGAACCTGCTCTCGCTCAACGCCTCCATCGAGGCCCGCAAGGCGGGCGAAGCCGGGCGCGGCTTTTCCGTGGTCGCGACGGAGATCCGCCGCCTGGCCGATCAGGCCGCCGTCTCCACACTGGAGATCGAGTCCAGCGTCAAGGACATGCTCGGGGCGGTCAGCACCGGGGTCAGCAGCATGAGCGCCTTTTCCCGCAAGGTGGAGTCAAGCGTGGAGGAAATCATCGGCATCGGCCAGCGCCTGACCGAAGTCATCCAGCAGGTGCAGGGCCTGCCCCCGCGCTTCGACCAGATACTGGAGGGTATGCAGTCCCAGTCCGCCGGGGCCAGCCAAATCAACGAGGCGATGGCCGCGCTCAGCGAATCCGCCCAGCAGACCGCCGCCTCCGTCCGCGAAACCCACCGCATGCTCGACAACCTCCGACGCAGCGCCGACATCCTCCAAAGCGAAATCTCCCGCTTTAAGACCTAG
- a CDS encoding AP2 domain-containing protein, producing the protein MTDERNAKGISRIDSGSTHGWFVRGYRNGKTYSRLFSDRKSGGREEAWKAALAYRDELYSDLEKIPSKPRERRMVYRDSRNTTGVLGVSRTKKKDSQGRISECYSVSWRPRPGQQKCTSFSIRKYGEKKAFELAVSLRKQKLREIYGPSVIRKINQRAKNKGEQSML; encoded by the coding sequence ATGACTGACGAGCGCAACGCCAAAGGAATCAGCCGGATTGACTCCGGCTCCACGCACGGGTGGTTCGTGCGCGGCTACCGCAATGGCAAGACCTACTCCCGCCTCTTCAGTGACCGCAAGTCCGGGGGGCGCGAGGAAGCCTGGAAAGCCGCTCTGGCCTACCGGGACGAACTCTACTCTGACCTGGAAAAAATCCCCTCCAAGCCGCGCGAACGCCGCATGGTCTACCGCGACAGCCGCAACACGACGGGCGTGCTCGGTGTCAGCCGGACCAAGAAGAAGGACTCCCAGGGTCGCATCAGCGAATGCTACTCGGTGAGTTGGCGTCCCCGGCCCGGCCAGCAGAAATGCACCTCCTTTTCCATCCGCAAGTACGGCGAAAAAAAGGCTTTCGAGCTGGCCGTCTCCCTGCGCAAGCAGAAGCTGCGCGAAATCTACGGCCCCTCCGTCATCCGCAAGATCAACCAGCGCGCCAAGAACAAGGGCGAGCAGTCGATGCTTTAG
- the thrH gene encoding bifunctional phosphoserine phosphatase/homoserine phosphotransferase ThrH → MKLVCLDLEGVLIPEIWLAVAEKTGVDGLRRTTRDEPDYDVLMNYRLGLLAEHDIRLPFIQEVIGTLRPLPGAKDFIDWLKSVTQVIILSDTFSQFATPLMRQLDFPTLFCHELVVDAEGRITGYALRQDDQKRKAVEAFRSLNFEIIASGDSYNDLSMLQSADAGILFRPSDAFAAEYPDFPVTREHAELRAEIEKRL, encoded by the coding sequence ATGAAATTGGTCTGTCTCGACCTTGAGGGGGTCTTGATCCCGGAAATCTGGCTGGCGGTTGCGGAAAAAACCGGCGTGGACGGCTTGCGCCGCACCACCCGCGACGAGCCCGACTACGACGTGCTCATGAACTACCGTCTCGGGCTGCTCGCCGAGCACGATATCCGGCTGCCCTTCATCCAGGAAGTCATCGGTACGCTCCGGCCCCTGCCGGGCGCGAAGGACTTCATCGACTGGCTCAAGAGCGTGACGCAGGTCATCATCCTTTCAGACACTTTTAGTCAGTTCGCGACTCCGCTGATGCGTCAGCTCGATTTCCCGACGCTGTTTTGCCATGAGCTGGTGGTGGACGCCGAGGGCCGGATCACCGGCTACGCCCTGCGCCAGGACGACCAGAAGCGCAAAGCGGTCGAGGCGTTTCGCTCGCTCAACTTCGAGATCATCGCCTCGGGCGACTCCTACAACGATCTGAGCATGCTTCAGAGTGCCGATGCGGGCATCCTTTTCCGCCCCTCAGACGCCTTCGCCGCCGAGTACCCGGACTTCCCCGTCACCCGCGAGCACGCCGAACTGCGAGCCGAGATCGAGAAACGCCTCTGA
- the ppgK gene encoding polyphosphate--glucose phosphotransferase → MQVLGIDIGGSGIKGSPVDTNTGEMLGERFRIPTPQPATKDAVLKTIGKIAKNFDWKGPVGCGFPGVIHKGVIATAANLDDSLKGVNLAEEVGKTVGRPAVVVNDADAAGLAIMRFGIGRDEEGLVMVITIGTGIGTAIFYNGALIPNSELGHAYLKLKKESKIQDAETLVSDSARKRDDISWKHWGGRFNEYLKLMERLVNPQLFILGGGAASKGDKFLKYLKVDTPVKTAALENRAGIIGAAMASREFGQ, encoded by the coding sequence ATGCAGGTTCTTGGTATTGATATTGGCGGGTCGGGTATTAAAGGCAGCCCGGTTGACACGAACACGGGCGAAATGCTGGGCGAGCGTTTCCGTATCCCCACGCCGCAACCGGCGACGAAGGACGCAGTCCTCAAGACGATCGGGAAAATCGCGAAGAACTTTGACTGGAAAGGCCCGGTGGGCTGCGGTTTCCCGGGCGTCATCCATAAGGGAGTGATTGCCACGGCGGCCAATCTCGACGACTCGCTGAAAGGCGTCAATCTGGCCGAAGAGGTCGGAAAAACGGTCGGTCGTCCGGCTGTGGTCGTCAATGATGCCGATGCCGCCGGGCTGGCTATCATGCGTTTTGGCATCGGACGTGATGAAGAAGGCCTCGTCATGGTCATCACCATCGGCACAGGCATCGGCACGGCTATTTTCTATAACGGCGCGCTCATCCCGAACAGCGAATTGGGGCACGCCTACCTCAAGCTGAAAAAGGAATCCAAGATTCAGGATGCCGAAACCCTGGTCTCCGACTCGGCCCGCAAGCGGGACGATATTTCCTGGAAGCACTGGGGCGGGCGCTTCAACGAGTACCTCAAGCTGATGGAGCGGCTGGTCAACCCGCAGCTCTTCATCCTTGGGGGCGGCGCGGCCAGCAAGGGGGACAAGTTCCTCAAGTATCTCAAGGTGGATACGCCAGTGAAGACCGCTGCCCTGGAGAACCGGGCCGGCATTATCGGCGCGGCTATGGCTTCGCGCGAATTCGGTCAGTAG
- a CDS encoding class I SAM-dependent methyltransferase, with translation MKKRASTAPRLENRHPGFDRVARAYPGLEFIGYGRRLEAGRLAFLDKLRPCRNLLLLGEGNGRFLKNLLLANPDCAATVVEISPRMIACARAALGPELSSRVQWIEASVLDVKLPRAAFDAVVTHYLFDLFEPQGQARLVATGLQALAPGGWWQDTEFLADGPTRLIRLRNRLRLALSYRLLGALCDFPARRLTDHTPLMRAAGLRLADEKDFGHHFAARLWQRPDAG, from the coding sequence ATGAAAAAGCGCGCCTCCACCGCCCCCCGCCTCGAAAACCGGCACCCTGGTTTTGACCGGGTGGCACGGGCCTATCCGGGGCTGGAATTCATCGGCTACGGGCGACGGCTGGAGGCGGGGCGGCTGGCGTTTCTGGACAAGCTGCGCCCATGCCGGAATCTCTTGCTGCTGGGGGAGGGGAACGGGCGGTTTTTGAAAAATCTCCTCCTGGCCAATCCCGACTGCGCGGCCACGGTGGTGGAAATCAGTCCGCGCATGATCGCCTGCGCTCGGGCCGCGCTCGGGCCGGAACTCTCCTCCCGCGTGCAGTGGATCGAGGCCAGCGTGCTCGATGTGAAATTACCGCGGGCCGCCTTCGACGCGGTGGTCACGCATTACCTCTTCGACTTGTTCGAGCCGCAGGGGCAGGCGCGGCTGGTGGCAACGGGGTTGCAGGCGCTCGCCCCCGGCGGCTGGTGGCAGGATACGGAATTTCTCGCAGACGGTCCGACCCGGCTGATTCGGCTGCGCAACCGGCTGCGGCTTGCGCTCAGCTACCGCTTGCTGGGGGCGTTGTGCGATTTTCCCGCCCGGCGGCTTACCGACCACACCCCGCTGATGCGTGCGGCGGGGTTACGGCTGGCGGACGAGAAAGACTTTGGACATCATTTCGCCGCCCGCCTTTGGCAGCGCCCGGACGCGGGCTGA
- a CDS encoding glutaredoxin family protein, translating to MKVKAYLKPHCGWSNGVRAIFSKYGIDYEDIDIINFPENYAEMVEKSGQTLSPCVEIDGVMLADVSGEEVENYMLSNQLVQPSEKAVDVPIDAPCTDEEHERMASKTIRFF from the coding sequence ATGAAAGTAAAAGCATACCTGAAGCCACACTGCGGATGGAGCAACGGCGTCCGCGCTATTTTCAGCAAGTACGGCATCGACTACGAGGATATCGACATCATCAATTTCCCCGAAAACTATGCCGAAATGGTGGAAAAATCAGGTCAGACCCTTTCCCCCTGCGTCGAGATCGACGGGGTGATGCTGGCCGATGTCAGCGGCGAGGAAGTGGAAAACTACATGCTCAGCAACCAACTCGTGCAACCCAGCGAAAAGGCCGTCGATGTGCCGATCGATGCCCCCTGCACCGACGAAGAACACGAGCGTATGGCCTCCAAGACCATCCGTTTCTTCTAG
- a CDS encoding urea ABC transporter substrate-binding protein, with protein sequence MNGFRQALAVIVTGMLVLLAAGCGKADHHRQVVKVGILHSQSGPMAASEKPVIDATVLALEQVNQQRLIPGVRVEWVIADGRSDPATFAREAERLITEEDVVAIFGCWTSASRKAVKTVVEQYDSLLFYPVQYEGIESSPNVVYLGAAPNQQIIPAVHWAMETLGSKFFLVGSDTLFPHAANTIIKDQLKAFGAEVAGEVYLPMSTQALREGELDAIVEQIKDTRPSVILNTLNGSLNTLLFRKLREAGITSKDIPSLSFSIGENELREAGVRDMVGDYAAWNYFQSIESPTNRAFIEALRAQYGETASASDPMEAAYDGVMLWAKSLADARQAEIKTYSNFYDTDAVLQFLGSQSLQAPEGMVFVDAQNQHLYKTVRIGRIQADGNFEIVWQSDVPIRPEPYPVFRSKEEWEAVITNLNRQWGGAWDAPR encoded by the coding sequence ATGAATGGCTTCCGTCAAGCGCTGGCAGTGATCGTAACGGGCATGCTCGTCCTCCTGGCGGCGGGCTGCGGTAAGGCCGACCACCACCGCCAGGTGGTCAAAGTCGGGATCCTGCACTCGCAGAGCGGGCCGATGGCCGCCTCGGAAAAGCCCGTCATCGACGCCACCGTGCTCGCGCTGGAGCAGGTCAACCAACAGCGCCTGATCCCTGGCGTGCGCGTCGAGTGGGTCATCGCCGACGGGCGTTCCGATCCGGCCACCTTTGCCCGCGAGGCCGAGCGCCTCATCACCGAGGAGGACGTGGTGGCGATCTTCGGCTGCTGGACCTCCGCCAGCCGCAAGGCCGTCAAGACGGTGGTCGAGCAGTACGACAGCCTGCTCTTTTACCCGGTGCAGTACGAGGGCATTGAAAGCTCCCCAAACGTCGTTTATCTCGGGGCCGCGCCCAACCAGCAGATCATCCCCGCCGTACACTGGGCGATGGAAACGCTGGGCAGTAAGTTCTTCCTCGTCGGGTCGGATACCCTCTTCCCGCACGCCGCCAACACCATTATCAAGGACCAGCTAAAAGCCTTCGGAGCCGAAGTCGCCGGGGAGGTTTACCTGCCCATGAGCACGCAGGCCCTGCGCGAAGGCGAGCTGGACGCGATCGTGGAGCAAATCAAGGATACCCGTCCTTCCGTCATCCTGAACACGCTCAACGGCAGCCTCAACACCCTCCTGTTCCGCAAGCTGCGCGAAGCCGGGATCACCTCCAAGGACATTCCCTCCCTTTCCTTCAGCATCGGCGAGAACGAACTGCGCGAGGCCGGTGTGCGCGACATGGTCGGCGACTACGCCGCCTGGAACTACTTCCAGAGCATCGAAAGTCCCACCAACCGCGCCTTTATCGAGGCACTCCGTGCCCAGTATGGCGAAACGGCCAGTGCGTCCGACCCGATGGAAGCTGCCTACGACGGCGTCATGCTCTGGGCCAAAAGCCTGGCCGACGCCCGCCAGGCCGAGATCAAGACCTACAGCAACTTTTACGACACCGACGCTGTCCTGCAATTCCTTGGCTCGCAAAGTCTTCAGGCCCCCGAAGGCATGGTCTTCGTCGACGCGCAAAACCAGCACCTCTACAAGACCGTCCGCATCGGTCGTATCCAGGCCGACGGTAACTTTGAAATCGTCTGGCAAAGCGATGTGCCCATCCGGCCCGAGCCCTACCCGGTCTTCCGCAGCAAGGAGGAGTGGGAAGCCGTCATCACCAACCTCAACCGCCAGTGGGGCGGCGCCTGGGACGCGCCACGCTGA